The genomic region ACACCTATGTTCACCGGATTTGGAACGTAGGCCACTCTCTCTGTGAGACGCTTTATTTCCACGGTTTCAGGACCTCCCGAAGATCGAGTCTTTGGAAGACCATACCGGCTACTTGATTTTATCCTCCACAAATGGTAGTATTTCTCAGAGCCCAGTTTTTTGTCAAGGAGGTTTTTATTATGAGTATGCACGAACATGAGCATGAACATGAACACGAACACACAACGGAAGTTTTCAGCCTGATCGATCAGGATGGAAACGAAGTCTTCTTCCACAAGCTGGGAGAAGTGGAGGACGAAGGAAATCTCTTCTGGGTCTGCGAAGAGGTCTTTCTGAACGACGCAAGAGACATGATCGAAGACCTCGGTGAAGTCTACATCTTCAAAGCGGAAGAAACCCCCGAGGGTGTTATGCTTGAAGGAGTAGAATACGCAACGGCTCAGAAAGTCTTCGAAAAGTGGCAGAACAGCATACCCGATATCGAAGAGATCTTCTTCGAAGAAGACACTGAAGAGGACGGAGAATGAAGAAGGGCGCTTCAGCGCCCTTCTTTCATATCTTCAGGTATGGAAGGAGTCCCATCTGTCTTGCCCTCTTGATAGCTACCTTCACCATTCTCTGGTGCTTTGAACAGTTTCCGGTGAGCCTCTTTGGTATGATCTTTCCCTTGTCGGTGAGAAATTCACTGAGAAGCCTTGTGTCTTTATAATCAACGTAGTCCAATTCCATTTCACAGAGTCTGCACTTCTTGACCTTCTTTCTTTTTCTCTTGTAAGCCATCAAACACACCTCCCTCAAAATGGTGGTTCATCTTCACTGAAAGTATCGCTGGAAAAGTCTTCCTCCGGTATCTCCAGTTCCTCTTCAGTCTCGTTGACCGTTTCAGCAGGTTTTCTGTCCATGAATCTAACAACGTTTGCGACAACCTCCGGAGATACCCTTTTTTCTCCAGACGGTGTTTCCCATCTTCTCATTCTCATTTCACCTTCGATGAGAACAAGCCTTCCCTTGGTGAGATAGGTTCCCGTGAATTCTGCGAGTCTTCCAAAGGTAACAACATTGAAGAAATCCGTTGTCTGAGCATCGTCCGGCGCGTTCTTTCTGGGAACCCTGTCCACCGCTATCGTGAAGGTGGTGACGGGAGTTCCGCTGAGCGTGTATCTCTTTTCAGGATCTCTCACGAGTCTTCCTATGAGTATGATCTTGTTGAAGAAAGACATTAAGCTTCGGATCCTCCTTCACCTGTCTCGACAGCTTCAGCAGCTGCCTTTTCTCTCTGCGCCTTTCTCTCTTTCTTTTCCAGATCGAACCTTCTGAAGGTCTGCCATCTGATGATTTCGGGTGTCACTCTGTAGAAATTCTCCAGCTCCTGAAGGTTCTGACCATCGCACCTGAAGTAAATCACCGTGTAATCTCCTTCGCTGAACTTCTTGATCTCGTAGGCGAACTTTCTCATACCCATCCTTTCCACTTTTTCGATCTTTCCCTTGACTCTTTCTTCGATGATCTTCTTGACTCTTTCGACGAGATTTTCTCTCTCTTCCTCTGGAACGTTCGGTGCGATGATGAACATGCTCTCGTAGATCCTCTCTTTCACGTAAGCCACAGAAACCCACCTCCCTCGGACGTTCGGCCCCACCTCCGGATGGGTGGAGCGGGATTTCACTTTCACGATTATACCATCATCTTCTGAGTCTGCAAAGAGTCGGAAACTTTCCTGTTTCCAGATATTCTTTGAAGCCTTTTATGCATATCGGAGTTATTTGCGGACAGTATGTGAGAAAGTTCATGAAATCGACGACCCTGTCGGCGATGCTCTCCTCGAGGTTGAAAAAGATCTCCCAGGCACCTTTTTCTGCCTCTTCTTCGTTGAGGAAGAGGATCTTCTTCAGAAATTCTTTCAGGTTGTTGAATCGCTCCATTTCTTTTTGAGCGAGCTCCATTCCCTTTTTCGTCAAAGAGATAGGGCCTCTTCTCACGTAATTTATGAACTTTTTGGTTGCGAGGTCCTCCAGAATCTGCTTTGCGGAGGGCATTTTCACTTTCAGGAAGTCCGATACTTTCTTCAGTCTCGTGCTTCCCTCTTCAGTTGTTAAAAGAACAGCGAGGAGATACCTTTTTTCGGTTGGTGACAACATATTTCTACCTCCCTTTAAGGTTATTCTAACACAGATTTTAAAGTGGTAGAATATTCTCGAGTTCGGATGAGGGAGGGATAGACTTGAGATTCTTCGGAATGGTTCTGATACTTCTCGGTGTGCTCATCCTTCTTTCCGTCTTCAACGTGTTCGATGTCTCGTTCGGAAAGTTTCTTGGAATCGCCTTCGCTGCTCTCTTCGGGTACGCGGGGGTCAATGCGCTCGTGAAAAAAGGCTTTCCAAACGGCCTCGTCTCCTGTGCCATAGCTACCGTTCTGTTTCTTCACGTCTTCAACGTGCACAGGTTCACCTTCTGGGAAGGTTTCGTCGTTTTCTTCTCCGTTCTTCTCATAGAGTGGGGCTTTTTCGCTATCCTGTCTCACAGGGATTGAATCTTCATTCCGAGAGCTCTCATGTACCCCATCGAGGTGGCGTACTGGATCGATCTGGTCCATCCGGAACAGTCTCCCACCACGTGTAGTCCTTCCACGATGTCGTTCAGGAACTTGTTCGTGTAGAACTTCACCTCGACGGCGTAGAGCAGGTTGTCGAAGTAGGAAGCCCCCGGTATGACCTTCTCTAAGTTCTCAATGAAATCCACAAGGGATTCTCTGATCTTCGATGGAAAGACGAGGTTCGCGTCTCCCAAAATGTAACTTTCGGGATCCAGAGTGGGATGAACCCTTCCGAGCCTCTTCGTCCTTCTGAACTCTTTGAAATCCCCGTACGTCTGCAGAATCACCTTCTCTCTGTCGCCGGCTAAGATGTTCGCGAGTTTTGCGAGGTTAACACCGTATCCCGTGGGATCCCTGAACGGCTCTGTGAAACGTGTCGTGACGAGAATAGCGAAGTTCGTATTCTCCGTTTTGTGAAGGCTGTCAGAATAGCCATTCACCGTTGTGAAGTCTTCGTACTTTTCCAAGGTCACTTTTCCCGCCGGATTCTGGCAGAAGATTCTGCAGATGTAACCAGTTTTAGTTCTGTACCGAACCTTCACCTCGTACATATCGGAGAACGGATCCATCACGTGGTTTGGAAGTTCGTACCTGACACCGATGTCGACGAACTGGTTCGGTCTGACAAGCTGTGGATACTTCTCTTTGAGGCGCTCCATGAGTCTGTGCCCGCTTCTTCCAACGGCGATCACAAGCTCATCGAACTCGTATTCTCCCCTGTTCGTGTGCACCCTGTGGGGAGGACCGAACTCCACGTCCTCCACGGTGGTTCCAAAGAGAAACTCTATGTTCTCGAAGGAAGAGAAGTACTTGTATATGTTTTTGTTGGTCTCCTTCAGGATGTCCGTTCCCAGATGGAAGAAATAAGATTTCACCGGCTCGAAGCCGTGGTGATAGAAACGCTTGTAGATATCCTCGTCCGAGAAGGACTCTCCGAACTCTATCTTTTTGCCATCCCTTTCGAAAGACTTCAGGTAGCTCACGATGCCCTCTCTTTTATCGGCGGTGGGAGTGTAGCCGGAGAACTTCAGATAGAACTCCACTGTCTTTGCCTGTATCTCAAGGGGAATGTAGATCTCCCCTCCCATGCCGTGGGAGATGAAGATCTTCCCGTCCATTCTCACACCGGAGATGGTGTTGTAGGAGTAATCTTTTCCTCTTTCTAGAACTGTGATCCTGTAGTCTTTCACCCTTCCGCTCTCTATGAGTCCGTTGATGAACCCGATAGCGCTCGCTCCAAAGCCGACTATTCCGAGTCTCTTCAACATCCATCACTCCTCGAGCAGTTTCTTTCTCAATTCTTCGAGTGTGACAACCTCCCCTTTTATCTTCTCCAGATAGATCTTCCTGTACTCCTCGTCACCACCCGGGACGATGTATATCTTGCCCTTGAAATTCTCAATGGCCTCGATCTCTTTGTCCGAAAGCTTCTTTGCAAAGCTCAATCCACCTTCTTTGGGAGTTGAGACGATGAGGATGTCCACACCCTCCAGGTCTTTCAGCATCACTTTCGGGTACTTCACGTTGTATCCTCTCTTTTCCAGTTCTCCCGCGAGCGCTTTGAGTTCCTCCAGATAGTCGTTCTCGTGAAGGGTGTCGATCATGATCACACCCTTCAGCTTTTCTTTCACGAAGAAAACGCTCGACTGAACGAGTTTCCCGTCCACAAGGAAAGAAACACGATGGTAGCCTTTCTCCAGCGATCCTGTGGGAACGACGAATCTTTTCACCTGGTACGGTGAGAACTTCAGCTCTACCTCTCTCAACGAATTCCCATCGAGAAGAACGGAAAGCTTCACATTCTGGTCTTCACCGGTCACGTTGTAGATCTCGAAGTAGACCTTCGCCGATTCACCGTCGTGTATCTCTTCTGGAGAGATCCTCACACTGTTCACGTAGACAGAAGAAGGAATCTGAAACCAGATCGGTGAGGTGACTATCTCGTCACCGTCGAACTGTTTCATGTAAACGAAGTACCACTCGTATCCATCGGGAGGTATGACTGAGAGAGTCAGATTCAATCTCTCTGTGTTCGGTCTGAGTTCCAAAACGGTCCCGCTCTGAGAGATGACGGCAAGGTAGAGGAGTTTTTCTGTGTCTTCGTACTCGAGGTTGATCTTCTGGGGAGAGAGATCTTCCACAAAAACGATGTCTCCCATCAGATGGGTATCGCTCTTCAAAAGAACTTTGACGTTCTTGTCTTCGCTTCCGAAGGTGTGCCTCTTCCAGAGGGCGTCCATTATGTCGTCGTAGGTCAGAGCGTCCGCCACGATGCCGGTTCTTCCCTCGTTCGCGCTTCCCCAGTTGGGCTTGTGGTTGTCCTGTCCCACGGTGGCACCGAGGTGCCATCCTTTGTTCAGCGCGAGGATGTAGTTTCCGAACATCTCCTCGTTTATCACGTCTCCTGAGGCCCAGTTCCCGTTTCCTACCTCGATCAGGTTCACGTACTGGTCCGCTTCCGGGAAGTACCGGAACGAATCGAAGGTCCCAAAGGTGCTTATGGGATGGTTGAACTGGGCGAGCTTTTTGTGTTCGGCGAGCCACCTGTAGAAACCTTCGAGGGAACTTTCCTGGTTTCTGTCGATCCACTCGAGAGACTCGTACACGTTTATGTGTCCCACTCCCGCGATCCACTCGAAACCCTGAAGTGCGACGAACTCACCGTCTTTTGTGTGCCTCTCCGCGGCAAGCTTCGTCAGATAAGGCTTCGTATTTCCATCGATCTTCTGGGTGAAGTAGTAGGCGTGGTCCGTTATTGCGAGAACGTCGAGATAACTCTTCGCATACTCGTAGGCCTGGTCTGGTGTTCCAGAACCATCTGAATAGGAGGTGTGTGAGTGAAGGTTTCCATAGTATATCCCTCCAAAGACCACACAGGAGAGAACGAGCAACAAGAGAACGAGCTTTTTCATGCTATCACCTCTTTCATTTCAATCCGGTCCTCGCGATTCCCTGGATGAAGTACTTCTGGGTGAAGATGAAGAGTATCACCACGGGAAGAATCGAGAACGTAGCGGCCGCCATGAGCAGGTTGTACTGTGTTCCAACATCGGAACTGAACGCCTGAAGTCCCACGGGCAGTGTTCTGTACTTTTCGCTGTTTGTGACGATGAGGACCCACAGGAACGCGTTCCAGCTTCCGACGAATTTGAGAAGTGCAGAGGTGATGACGGCAGGCCTGCTGAGAGGCACCACCATCTGCCAGAGAAACCTCCAGTGAGAACATCCGTCTATCTTTGCAGCATCGAAGAGTTCCCTTGGTATGGTCAGAAAGTGCTGCCTCAGAAGGAATATCGCGAAGACACTGACGATCCAAGGAATTATGAGGGCGTAGTAGGTGTCAATCCAGCCGAGTTTCGAGATCGTGATGAAGTTGGGAACGAGGAGCACCTCTCCCGGGATCATCATGGTCGCAAGGAAGAGACCGAAGATGAAGTCTCTTCCGGGAAAGACCATCCAGGAGAAGGCGTACGCGGCGAGAGATGCGGTAACCACCTCGAGCAGAGTGGTTATCGTCGCCACAAAAAACGTGTTGAAGTAGTACCTTGGGAAGGGTGCTGCGTTCCAGGCATCAACGTAGTTCTGGAAGATGTTAGCCAGCACTTCGGAGAACGAAAATCTGAGTTTCACAGAGTCGATGGGTTCATCACTCAGGAAAACGGAAGGGACACCCTCCAGAAGGATTTCTATCACTTCGCCACCCTTCACACGGACTTCCTTCACAAAATCAGGAGCGTCCACAATCTTCCAGGAGCTCATCGCGTCTTCGTAGGCTTTTCTGAGGATCGCAACGCTTTTGAGATAACTGGCCACTTCGTTGAGAAGGTTTTCATCCAGATCGAGTTGAGAGAGTTTCGACTTCAACACTCTGTAGGTGCTGCTTTCAGCGAGTTTGATGTCCATCTCAGCGACCATTTGAGAGAAATTTTCTGTTTCGATCCCGTTTTCCTGTGCGAGAGAGATCAGAGAAGAGACAACCGGCTTCGTCGAAGCGATGGTGAGGAGATCCACTTGGTACTTCTCCGAGAGCTCTTTCTCCTTCAAAGAGACATAGCTTTCAACGGGATTTTTTGACTCTCTCAGTAGTCTTTTTACAAGCTCTCTGTCAGGGAAGTCTTCGATCTTTTTCAAAAAGAGCGCTTCTCTTTCATCCTTTTTCATCGAGCGGGCGACGATGTCTTTTTCCACGGTGAGGTTCTGAACACTCTGGAAGAAGTCGCTGACCTCGAGATAGTAAGAAACGTTTCTCTTCACCTCTTCGAAAGGAGAGACTACGTTCTTTCTGTAGACAGGAACGAGCGGATTGTCTCCAGAGTATTCGAGCCGTAAACCATCGAGAAGCTCATAGAGTTTCTCCACTTCTTCGTCGGAGAGAACGAGAGTGGTACCCGATTTCATGCTGAGCACTTCATTCTGGAAAGAAGAAAGATCTCCACTCACGGTCTCGAGAAACGAGAGATAT from Thermotoga sp. Mc24 harbors:
- the rpsR gene encoding 30S ribosomal protein S18, whose translation is MAYKRKRKKVKKCRLCEMELDYVDYKDTRLLSEFLTDKGKIIPKRLTGNCSKHQRMVKVAIKRARQMGLLPYLKI
- a CDS encoding single-stranded DNA-binding protein codes for the protein MSFFNKIILIGRLVRDPEKRYTLSGTPVTTFTIAVDRVPRKNAPDDAQTTDFFNVVTFGRLAEFTGTYLTKGRLVLIEGEMRMRRWETPSGEKRVSPEVVANVVRFMDRKPAETVNETEEELEIPEEDFSSDTFSEDEPPF
- the rpsF gene encoding 30S ribosomal protein S6; its protein translation is MAYVKERIYESMFIIAPNVPEEERENLVERVKKIIEERVKGKIEKVERMGMRKFAYEIKKFSEGDYTVIYFRCDGQNLQELENFYRVTPEIIRWQTFRRFDLEKKERKAQREKAAAEAVETGEGGSEA
- a CDS encoding metal-dependent transcriptional regulator, producing the protein MLSPTEKRYLLAVLLTTEEGSTRLKKVSDFLKVKMPSAKQILEDLATKKFINYVRRGPISLTKKGMELAQKEMERFNNLKEFLKKILFLNEEEAEKGAWEIFFNLEESIADRVVDFMNFLTYCPQITPICIKGFKEYLETGKFPTLCRLRR
- a CDS encoding NAD(P)/FAD-dependent oxidoreductase → MLKRLGIVGFGASAIGFINGLIESGRVKDYRITVLERGKDYSYNTISGVRMDGKIFISHGMGGEIYIPLEIQAKTVEFYLKFSGYTPTADKREGIVSYLKSFERDGKKIEFGESFSDEDIYKRFYHHGFEPVKSYFFHLGTDILKETNKNIYKYFSSFENIEFLFGTTVEDVEFGPPHRVHTNRGEYEFDELVIAVGRSGHRLMERLKEKYPQLVRPNQFVDIGVRYELPNHVMDPFSDMYEVKVRYRTKTGYICRIFCQNPAGKVTLEKYEDFTTVNGYSDSLHKTENTNFAILVTTRFTEPFRDPTGYGVNLAKLANILAGDREKVILQTYGDFKEFRRTKRLGRVHPTLDPESYILGDANLVFPSKIRESLVDFIENLEKVIPGASYFDNLLYAVEVKFYTNKFLNDIVEGLHVVGDCSGWTRSIQYATSMGYMRALGMKIQSL
- a CDS encoding CehA/McbA family metallohydrolase, with the protein product MKKLVLLLLVLSCVVFGGIYYGNLHSHTSYSDGSGTPDQAYEYAKSYLDVLAITDHAYYFTQKIDGNTKPYLTKLAAERHTKDGEFVALQGFEWIAGVGHINVYESLEWIDRNQESSLEGFYRWLAEHKKLAQFNHPISTFGTFDSFRYFPEADQYVNLIEVGNGNWASGDVINEEMFGNYILALNKGWHLGATVGQDNHKPNWGSANEGRTGIVADALTYDDIMDALWKRHTFGSEDKNVKVLLKSDTHLMGDIVFVEDLSPQKINLEYEDTEKLLYLAVISQSGTVLELRPNTERLNLTLSVIPPDGYEWYFVYMKQFDGDEIVTSPIWFQIPSSVYVNSVRISPEEIHDGESAKVYFEIYNVTGEDQNVKLSVLLDGNSLREVELKFSPYQVKRFVVPTGSLEKGYHRVSFLVDGKLVQSSVFFVKEKLKGVIMIDTLHENDYLEELKALAGELEKRGYNVKYPKVMLKDLEGVDILIVSTPKEGGLSFAKKLSDKEIEAIENFKGKIYIVPGGDEEYRKIYLEKIKGEVVTLEELRKKLLEE
- a CDS encoding carbohydrate ABC transporter permease, encoding MKKLVIYILLVFGAVVMLGPFIWMLLTSFKAPSEVQQWPPSFYTKNFAFSRDVKTILKPGVQRVAKGVSLREAYALKTAEKNLLTITVNDDPFQRGTMVIPLKGARYTTGVDVEKVKELSSKSPVEFSWNTPEEFFEQFFIYYKSGADPYLQRAKLVNEILSSVEGALRTISQMNRFADVRIKDEEERKRYLSFLETVSGDLSSFQNEVLSMKSGTTLVLSDEEVEKLYELLDGLRLEYSGDNPLVPVYRKNVVSPFEEVKRNVSYYLEVSDFFQSVQNLTVEKDIVARSMKKDEREALFLKKIEDFPDRELVKRLLRESKNPVESYVSLKEKELSEKYQVDLLTIASTKPVVSSLISLAQENGIETENFSQMVAEMDIKLAESSTYRVLKSKLSQLDLDENLLNEVASYLKSVAILRKAYEDAMSSWKIVDAPDFVKEVRVKGGEVIEILLEGVPSVFLSDEPIDSVKLRFSFSEVLANIFQNYVDAWNAAPFPRYYFNTFFVATITTLLEVVTASLAAYAFSWMVFPGRDFIFGLFLATMMIPGEVLLVPNFITISKLGWIDTYYALIIPWIVSVFAIFLLRQHFLTIPRELFDAAKIDGCSHWRFLWQMVVPLSRPAVITSALLKFVGSWNAFLWVLIVTNSEKYRTLPVGLQAFSSDVGTQYNLLMAAATFSILPVVILFIFTQKYFIQGIARTGLK